From the Haladaptatus sp. DJG-WS-42 genome, the window TTGCGTATCCACTGTTGAAAGAACTCACCGAAGCGCACGGTGTGCCGGGCTACGAAGACCGCATCCGCGAGCTTGTTCGCCGCGAATTCGAAGGACACGTCGATAGCGTCCAGTCTGACGCGATGGGCAACGTCGTCGGAACTGTCGAAGGCGCATCGGACTACGAGGTCGTCATCGCCGCGCACATGGATGAGATTGGGTTCATCGTCCGCCACGTCACCGACGACGGCTTCCTCCAGTTGGACGCACTCGGCGGCTGGGACCCAGCCGTGCTCAAAGCCCAGCGCGTGGTCGTCCACACCGACGACGGCGACCTGACGGGCGTCATCGGCTCTGTGCCGCCCCACACGCTCACAGAAGAACAGAAGAAGAAAGACCCGAAGGTCGAAGACGTGTTCGTCGACCTCGGGCTACCGGGTGAAGAGGCGAACGAACGCGTCAGCGTGGGCGACCTCGTTTCGATGGAGCAGACGACGACGGTCGTTGGGAACACCATCTCAGGGAAGTCCTTAGACGACCGCGTCTGTCTGTTTGCGATGCTCGAAGCCGCAAAGCGCATCGAGAATCCTGCCGTGACTATTCACTTCGCCGCGACCGTCCAAGAGGAGGTTGGCCTGCGCGGTGCGGAGGCGCTCGGCGTGGACTTAGACCCCGACCTCGCACTCGCGCTCGACGTGACCGTGGCGAACGATGTGCCCGGGTTCAAGCCCGGCGACTACGTCACGACGCTCGGCGCGGGCGCAGCCATCAAACTCAAAGACGGAAGCGTCATCACGAACCCGAAGGTGAACAAGCGCCTGCGCGCGGTTGCAGCGGAGCACGACATCACCCACCAACTCGAAATCCTGCCCGCGGGCGGGACGGACACAGGCGGCCTCCAGAACTCCGCCGGCGCAAAGCCCGTTGGCGCGATTTCGATTCCGACGCGTTACCTCCACACGGTGGCAGAGAGCGCCCACCACGCCGACATCGCGGCTACGATTGACCTTCTGACCGCATTCCTCACCTCGGAAACTGGCCAGCACGACTACTCGTTCTGACCGGACGGTCCGCCCGACCAGACGGTTCTTTATAAAGGGGCACGGACGAGAACCAAAGTATTCAGTACGGGGTGGGTCTTAGCCCCGCCCATGAGCGATGACAATTCTGAGAAGGCGGTGAGCCGTCGGGGCTTCCTCCGGGCCGCCGCAGGGACTGCAGCGGTCGCCGGCGCTGCGGGCAACGCAAGCGCACAGGAAGAAGGTGGGAACAACAGCTCAGAGGGCGGCTCTGGTGGCGGTGGCGGCTCGAAAACGGTCGAAGTCGGCCCGGGTGGCGACCTCGTGTTCACCCCCGGCACCGAAGAACCACTGTACGCCTCCCCGGGAACCACGGTGACGTTCACGTGGGGGTCTGACAACCACAACATCGTGGTGGACAGCCAGCCAGACGGCGCGGGCTGGGAAGGCTCAGAATCCCTCGAAAACGAAGGGTTCACCTACGAACACACGTTCGACACCCTCGGTACCTACGAGTATCATTGCCAGCCCCACGCCTCCTCGGGGATGACGGGTGAAATCGTCATCAACGAGTCGGGTGCCGCGCCCGCTGGCGGCGGTGCAACGTCCCCGATTCCGGACAGCGCGAAGGTCATCGGTATCGCGACGACCATCGGCCTGTCGACGGTACTCGGCTTTGCCTACTTCTTCATGAAGTACGGCGGCGACTACGAAATCGACGAGTAATCAGGCGAGGTCTGGCGGTTGGTGAATCGTCAACTCGACGGTTCTGCGTCGCCCTTCGATGTCGGCGACGATTCGTTCGACCACCCGCTGTGCTTCTTCGAGGATGAGCGGTTTGACTTTTCGCACCACCCAGTCGAGTGAGACGAATCGCGGGAGATTGAGCGCGCCGACGTGCGCTGAATGCGGGTCGTATTCGATGTAGAGCCAGACGCGACAGGCGTCCGCTTCGCCCTCGGGGGGTTCTATTTCAT encodes:
- a CDS encoding plastocyanin/azurin family copper-binding protein, whose translation is MSDDNSEKAVSRRGFLRAAAGTAAVAGAAGNASAQEEGGNNSSEGGSGGGGGSKTVEVGPGGDLVFTPGTEEPLYASPGTTVTFTWGSDNHNIVVDSQPDGAGWEGSESLENEGFTYEHTFDTLGTYEYHCQPHASSGMTGEIVINESGAAPAGGGATSPIPDSAKVIGIATTIGLSTVLGFAYFFMKYGGDYEIDE
- a CDS encoding M42 family metallopeptidase, which encodes MTDQSDFAFAYPLLKELTEAHGVPGYEDRIRELVRREFEGHVDSVQSDAMGNVVGTVEGASDYEVVIAAHMDEIGFIVRHVTDDGFLQLDALGGWDPAVLKAQRVVVHTDDGDLTGVIGSVPPHTLTEEQKKKDPKVEDVFVDLGLPGEEANERVSVGDLVSMEQTTTVVGNTISGKSLDDRVCLFAMLEAAKRIENPAVTIHFAATVQEEVGLRGAEALGVDLDPDLALALDVTVANDVPGFKPGDYVTTLGAGAAIKLKDGSVITNPKVNKRLRAVAAEHDITHQLEILPAGGTDTGGLQNSAGAKPVGAISIPTRYLHTVAESAHHADIAATIDLLTAFLTSETGQHDYSF